A genomic segment from Nicotiana sylvestris chromosome 1, ASM39365v2, whole genome shotgun sequence encodes:
- the LOC138868261 gene encoding uncharacterized mitochondrial protein AtMg00810-like, whose product MNTVAKLGEKQGSPAKQRMYSGIQRDSEYNEIHGIQRDTLKYNEKKDKEYNEIQGIHRDTLKYNEKEVRLVIKGDNQQGGVDFTEIFFPVFKLTTIKCLLSVTIKKNWVVYQLDVNNAFLHGDLDEEVFMKIPQGLFLDDKFKIKDLGDIHYLLGLEIVNHPDGFLVNQHKFTLDLLSEYKCSVVTPVVSPLDPHVKISVESGDLLSDPSIYRKLVGKLNFLQHTRPDISFTIQHLSQFMYALRVPHLEAAYHVLRYLAGTSCIGLLLNNTSDFSVHGYFDSDWASCSDSRRPVSGFLLFLGGCPVSWKSKKQPTIALSSVEAEYRALRLLVAEVVWLGRLLSELGVDYLYPIALHCDI is encoded by the exons atgaatacagtagcaaaactcGGCGAAAaacagggaagtccagctaagcAGAGAATGTATTCG GGAATAcagcgagacagtgaatataatgaaatacatggaatacaacgagatacattgaaatacaatgaaaaaaaagacaaagaatacaatgaaatacaggGAATAcatcgagatacattgaaatacaatgaaaaagaaG TTAGACTAGTCATTAAGGGTGATAATCAACAAGGGGGTGTGGATTTCACTGAAATATTTTTCCCTGTTTTTAAGTTAACTACCATTAAATGCCTGTTATCTGTTACTATTAAGAAAAATTGGGTGGTCTATCAACTTGATGTTAATAATGCCTTCCTACATGGGGATTTGGATGAAGAAGTTTTTATGAAGATCCCTCAAGGTCTG TTCTTGGATGACAAGTTTAAGATAAAAGATCTTGGTGATATTCATTATCTTCTTGGGTTAGAAATTGTCAATCATCCTGATGGTTTTTTAGTTAATCAACACAAATTCACTTTAGATCTACTGTCTGAGTACAAATGCTCTGTGGTTACTCCTGTTGTCTCTCCCTTGGATCCTCATGTGAAAATTTCTGTTGAGTCTGGTGATTTACTCTCTGACCCCTCAATTTATAGAAAGTTGGTGGGTAAATTGAATTTCTTGCAGCATACTAGGCCTGATATCTCTTTCACTATCCAACATTTAAGTCAATTCATGTATGCTCTTAGAGTGCCTCACTTGGAGGCAGCTTATCATGTTTTGAGATATCTAGCTGGTACTTCCTGTATAGGCCTTCTTTTGAACAATACATCTGATTTTTCTGTACATGGGTATTTTGATTCTGATTGGGCCAGTTGTTCTGATTCAAGAAGGCCAGTTTCTGGTTTTCTACTGTTCCTAGGAGGGTGCCCTGTTTCTTGGAAATCAAAGAAACAACCCACCATTGCTTTGTCTTCAGTTGAGGCTGAATATAGAGCTTTGCGACTGTTGGTAGCTGAGGTTGTTTGGTTGGGTAGACTACTGAGTGAGCTTGGTGTCGACTATCTTTATCCTATTGCTCTCCATTGTGACATTTAG
- the LOC104241407 gene encoding pathogenesis-related protein STH-2-like, with protein sequence MGVTTYTHEVTTSVAPTRLFKAIVLDSENLVPKLMPKVVKNIEIIEGDGGAGSIKKMNFVEGSPIKYLKHKIHVIDDKNLVTKYSLIEGDVLGDKLEFVTYEIKFEASGNGGCICKTSTEYHTKGDYVFKEEEHNEGKNQAMELFKTVEDYLLANPSVYV encoded by the exons ATGGGTGTCACTACCTATACTCATGAGGTCACAACATCAGTTGCCCCAACTAGGTTATTCAAAGCTATTGTTCTTGATTCTGAAAACCTTGTCCCAAAATTGATGCCAAAAGTAGTTAAGAACATTGAGATTATTGAGGGTGATGGTGGTGCTGGAAGCATCAAGAAGATGAACTTTGTTGAAG GTTCTCCTATCAAGTACTTGAAGCACAAGATCCATGTTATTGACGACAAGAACTTGGTGACCAAATATTCACTGATCGAAGGAGATGTTTTAGGCGACAAACTGGAGTTCGTTACTTATGAGATCAAATTCGAAGCATCTGGAAATGGAGGATGTATTTGCAAAACTTCAACTGAGTACCACACAAAGGGTGACTATGTATTTAAAGAAGAAGAACACAATGAAGGCAAAAATCAAGCTATGGAACTTTTCAAGACTGTTGAAGATTACCTCCTCGCCAATCCTTCGGTCTATGTTTAA
- the LOC104240635 gene encoding pathogenesis-related protein STH-2-like encodes MGVTTYTHEASTTVAPTRLFKALVLDADNLIPKLMPQVVKNIETVEGDGGVGSIKKMNFVEGGPIKYLKHKLHVIDDKNLVTKYSLIEGDVLGDKLESITYDVKFETSANGGCICKTSTEYHTKGDYVFKEEEHNEGKDKALELFKAVEDYLIANPTVYA; translated from the exons ATGGGTGTGACTACCTATACTCATGAGGCATCAACCACAGTTGCCCCAACTAGGTTATTCAAAGCTTTGGTTCTTGACGCAGACAACCTTATTCCAAAGTTGATGCCACAAGTTGTTAAGAACATTGAGACTGTTGAAGGTGATGGTGGTGTTGGAAGCATCAAGAAGATGAACTTTGTCGAAG GTGGTCCAATAAAGTATTTGAAGCACAAGCTTCATGTGATTGACGACAAGAATTTGGTAACCAAATATTCACTAATCGAAGGAGATGTTCTAGGAGACAAATTGGAATCCATTACCTATGATGTCAAATTCGAAACCTCTGCAAATGGAGGTTGTATTTGCAAGACATCAACTGAGTACCACACAAAAGGTGATTATGTTTTTAAGGAAGAAGAACATAATGAAGGCAAAGATAAAGCCCTGGAACTTTTCAAGGCTGTTGAAGATTACCTTATTGCCAATCCTACCGTCTATGCCTAA